In Halalkalicoccus tibetensis, the genomic window CTCACGCCCCGTTCGTCGAGCATCTCCCGAACCGCGGCGCGGATCGCCTCGCTGCGGTTGGGGAACTGCCCCGTCTCGACCATCTGTTCTACCTCTTCTATCTGCTGTTCCGGGATTCGCAGTGTCACACGTTCCATGGTATCTTCCCCTGGCGTAAGACGAGGACCGGATCGGCGGCCATCGTGTCTTACACAGCAGCCAGACCCGCCCCATCCGTGACGAGTGAGTGGCTGGTGCGTAAGA contains:
- a CDS encoding ribbon-helix-helix domain-containing protein, whose amino-acid sequence is MERVTLRIPEQQIEEVEQMVETGQFPNRSEAIRAAVREMLDERGVSQDAQGSERTWAKV